The genomic stretch CTATTTATTTTTCATGTCTACAGCTTTCCCTTTTGTTTACTGTCTTCTCTAATCATCCCAATTAATCTTGGATTTTTGTTGCATACTTTGTACGGAGTAGTATTCTTGATTAATTTTTTACTGATTTACAGTACAACAATGGATGAATCACTTATGAACAAGGTTTGGTATATTGAAACGCGTCCTGCAAATCCACTAGATGAGGAAAATGCTACTGTATTCGGTGGTGGTTTATGTGTTGATCCTTCTGGTTTGATCTTGACTGTGGCTTCTGTTGTTACTATCCCTTCTTTAAATCAAGCTGATTGCATTATTAAAGCTAGACCATCGTCTGATACTAGTTTGGATTCTAGAATTGTCACCTTGATTGACAAGTTTCCCCAATTTGATTTAGCTTTATTGCAAGTATCTATTTTCCCGGATGAACACTTGGATTTTCTGTCTCTTGGGGATTCTGCTACTGTTGACGCTGCTGACACCGTTTATGCTTTTGTTCATAGTAACGGTTTTCTTTATTCTGGAGTATCCGGATATTCTAATTATCCCTTTCCTCGAGATGCTCTTTACCCTGGCATCTTAGAAAGAACCGTCATAGAACCACCTGTACCCGTAGCTTTAGGCCGCCAACGCCAGTCCTTTAACTCGACTCATCATTTTAGAACGGTTGCTTCTATCCTAGGTAACAATGATGTTCAATTCCGTCACATGCATCCAAGACTCCCCCTAGTCCAAGTGACCGGATTTGGTAGAGACCCTGGTTGTGCTGGATGTCCTTTATTTAGGTTAAGGGATGGTCACCTTATTGGCCTTTTCAGTCTTCGCAAGCATGACTTTCACTTCATTATCCCACAGACGTTCCTTAAAAGGTTTGTGGATCATGTAAGGGAGAAGCACGACTGTTGAAGCTACTAACTCAAGACATAAAGCCCATGTTTTCATGTTGTTGTGGATGAAAAAGTAATGTAAcagatttattattattattatattatgttGGCGTAGGTTGTTTAATATTGTTACAGTTGTGTGTTATGAATGGTTCTATTGTTTTCATGTGTTTACATAAGCAACTCAATGGAACTTGAATGAAACTGAATTACTGCTCCCGGATAATCGTTCACTGCTGAATCTCAATAAATGCAATCATGACAGATGATTACTGAATAGTTGATGCAAAAATTCAGGAAGCACATATGATCTGAGAGAGATGATAGAAAACACGCTTTGATTTTAACTGAAGATTATTCTCTTATTACTATCCGGCAATGACATCTCTCTAAACGACGTGGAACAACTTTAAGGTTTTATCTAAAAGCTGGCAAAGACAAGAGTGCCATTACTGATGGCATTATGCCAAATTTGGCAGATTTTCCCAGCCAAAAGTGGTGGCTTTAGGGCAGATTTAGCTTCATCGGAGTTAGATTGTTGATATATAACTTGCAAGTGCCGGAGATATGTAATTGGCTAAGTAGTGAGAGTGTTCCTTTCTGTTGTTTTAGCAACACAGCCAACAACCATTGCCGCGTGCATAGTTGCATCAGTTGCATGTTGAAACCAGGACACGTTCAATGTTGATTCATCAGATATTCTGTATAAACCAAAAAGCAAGCCATATGTTGCCAAAGTTCACCGTGAAATATATATGGCATACCTTGCTGTCCAATATTGACTTGTATATTCCCATCAGATATTCTGTATAAATTCAAGGTTGGTTTCACTTGAAATTATA from Silene latifolia isolate original U9 population chromosome 2, ASM4854445v1, whole genome shotgun sequence encodes the following:
- the LOC141641980 gene encoding uncharacterized protein LOC141641980, with product MDESLMNKVWYIETRPANPLDEENATVFGGGLCVDPSGLILTVASVVTIPSLNQADCIIKARPSSDTSLDSRIVTLIDKFPQFDLALLQVSIFPDEHLDFLSLGDSATVDAADTVYAFVHSNGFLYSGVSGYSNYPFPRDALYPGILERTVIEPPVPVALGRQRQSFNSTHHFRTVASILGNNDVQFRHMHPRLPLVQVTGFGRDPGCAGCPLFRLRDGHLIGLFSLRKHDFHFIIPQTFLKRFVDHVREKHDC